The region TGTTATACGAATAATATGAACAAGCAGATTGCTTATTTAATACTCTTTTTCATGGCGGTGGGAAACGTTTTCGGCGGTTATATTATCTGGAAATCAACGGGGTCAATCTACATAGCTATCGCCTTAGGTGTAACGGTTGGGTGGATTTATGCCTGCATCAAGGCGATAGGCTTTGTCTTAGCATTCATTTTCTCTGGGTAAAGTTTGGTGACAGGCTGGCCCGCAATGCCCACCAGATCTTCATCGAAGGAAAGAGCTACAGGAAGAAAAGAGGCGAAACAAGAAAAATAACCGAAAAGAATTGAACATGAGGAAACGGTCATGGTAAAAAACTGAGCATATTGCGCCGCCCCCGGGTGAACTAACATGAAGAGGGGGTGGGTGAATTAACCTGAAAAGTCACAGAATGAAATAAACAATATTCATCTAATTTATGAGCACAACTCATTATAGAAAAAAAGACGCGACCAGGGAGCAGATAGTCAAAGCTGCCATCCGAGTGTTCGGAAGGAAGAGCTACCTCCAGGCCAGCATTTCGGAAATCGCCCAGAGAGCCGAAGTGGCGGAAGGGACCATCTATCAACATTTCAAGAACAAGGAAGACCTTCTGTTCTTCGTACCCATGGAGAGAACAAACGCCTTCTGCGAGGGTCTGGAGCTCCACCTGCAGGGGATCCAGGACGCCCGCAACAAGCTGGCAAAGTTTGCGTGGTACTACCTCTATTTCTTTAAGACAAACCCCGACTACGCGCGTATAGCAATGCTTGAATTGAGGGTTAACAAGAATTTCCAGAAAACGAACGGGTACCGCCTCTTCAGAGGGTGGCTGAAGACACTTCGCGACATTATCGAGCAGGGGCAGCGGGAAGGGTCCGTGAGGAATGACATGGATCCGGTCATCATTCAGGAACTGCTCCTCGGTACCCTTGAGCATTACGTGACGCGCTGGCTTCTCAAGGACGAGAGCTGGGACCTTCTGGAGTTCCGCGAGCAGACGATCGAGCTTGTCATGAACGGGATCAAACCGGCAAAGATCGACGAAGCCGAAACGATGGCCGTCGCGAAGGAGGTGTCCTCGGGGTGAAATCTCTATTCGTGACAATTCTCCCCCCTGATACCTTCCCCCCATGGCTCGCCCCTTTAAGGATTCAGCACAAGAACACCGTCTATCATGTCACCTGCCGGAGGAATGACAGACAGAATATCTTCGTGGATGATTATCTCTTCCCTCGCGTCGACGAGGGGATGCGAGGGCGGCCAGATCCCGGGACAGCTCCATGACCCGGCCGTTATTCTCTTGTCTCTGGTGCCCAAACTGTTCAAGGCGTCTTTTCGGCATCCTTCCATGACTTATTGCAGGTACCGGTCGACAAATTCCCGTGGTTTGAGCACCTCGATCCCGCGAAAACCGGACACCTTTAACAGGTGTTTGTCCCCGCTTATGATCGTCTTGCATCTTGCAGTCAGTGCGCAGGCGAAGAACTTGTCATCATCGGGATCATCGCAAAGGGGTTGGTGGAGTTTTCCGGCTTTGACGATCACAGCCTTTGCCGTGACGAATTCCAGAATGGGTTCGAACCTGATGAGAGGAAATTGTTCCCCCAGCATCCTGCCGATCCTCCCGTATTCGTCAAGTATCTCCTTCGAAACGGTCAGAACGAGCCTGCCGTTGTTCCATGCTTGAAGGATCCTGTACGGATGGCCGCCGAAGTAGACTTCGGAGATGAAGACGTTCGTGTCGAGGATGACCTTCAAGACCGTTTGCGTGCCGTGAGAATGGTCTTTTTGATGTCAGAGGGACGCAAACCGGACTCCTCTGCCTCCCTCCGGGCCTGCGTTATCAATGTCTCGAAGGTGTCGAGGTCGGGTTCGGTTATTGTCTTGAGTATGAGCACATCGTCCTTGCCGATGACTACGAATTGCGATCCCGCCTTGAGGTTGAGCTGTTTCCGTATACTCTCCGGAATGACCACCTGTCCCTTGGACGACATCTTTGTTGTTGCCACTTCCGCCATACCGCCTCCTCTCCGCGATATCTTACTGGTAAGATTATATCCCAGAAAAAGAGGACGGGCAAGAGAAATACAGAGGGAGAAGTAATGGTAGGGGGACCATAGGGATGTCCCTCCTCCCCTCTGATGGCGTTTTTCAGGAGGTGCGAGGGGGACTGGCCATGTCACGTCCCGCCGTGAGCCTTACCTGGCCGCTCCGGTTCCCGGCCTGCATCCTTGCAAGTATCCAGGTAGTCGTCGACAGCGTCTCACAGGCCTCCCTCATTTTGTCAGCAGTACAGGACATTTGGAACCCCTGAGGACATTACGGGCCACGCTGCCGATAAGGTATTTTGCAACGCCGGTTTTGCCGAGAGATGCGATTATTATCAGGTCGATCCCTTGTTCCTTTCCCTCCTTCAGGATCTCATCGTAGGGAACTCCCCAGCGGACGTTCGTGACCACCTCTGTGTCCTTAGCCTGCGGAAAGTGGCCGAGCTGCTTCTGCAAGCTCTCTTGAGCCCAGACCTCCGCACCATTCCTGATTGAGTGCCGCACTGCCTCTTCGAGGAAAGTGAATTCCAGAATGTCGCGGTAAACGTCCCCCTGGACAACATGGAGAAGAAAAAGCTTTGCCTCATACTGTTGCGCTATATCTAATCCCTGCGCCAATGCCCTGTCCGAATATTCCGAAAAATCAGTTGGTACCAAAATCCTGGTTGGCTTGAGCATTGTCTCTCCCCTCCTTTCCATATACTCCCTGTCTACTCCAATTATAGCAGTCATCGATGAAGTTGACAGGACATTCGACGGCCGCGTCTGACCCGGGTGCCTAGGGCCAAAGGTCGCGGATTACCCGACCTGTACCCGACAAACCGGCCCGGTTACTTATGGACGCACGAATTCGATTCCCGTCCCGGACATTGATTTGTGGCCATTCACAGGGCATGCGAATGCAATCGAAGGTGGAACCGCAAATACGGTAATCAGTACGGACCACTCTAAAGAGGCAATGAAGGGGGATAAGGGATGTGGGGTCACCTGTTAACAGGTAGATCTTGCGGATCAAAACCGGGACGATGGGCCAAGCCCCTACGGTCTGGTGTTCTTTTCTCTAATCCCCAAAAAGACCCTCGAAGTCCCTTGGGGAAAGGATCTTGGTGGCGCCATATTGCCTGATCACGAGGAGGTCCTCGTCGCCGGTCACGAGATAGTCGGCCTGGCTTACCGAGGCGCATGCAAGGATCTTGTCGTCGTCCGGGTCCCTGCTTACCGGATCGATCGGCTCGACTTGCCGGCATGTTTCATGTGTGGCCTCTGCGAGAAGGGTGCGGACGTCGGTTAATTCCGACTGCGAGAGGGAGAACTTGCGGAGAAGGACGCCTTCGAATTCAGCGATGATGTCGGGGCTGAGGACAAGCTTGCATTCCCTCTTTCGGGCCCGGAGCAGCAGCTTATAACAGACACCCTCGGAAAGGAACGCGGCCACAAGTACGTTGGTGTCGAAAACGACTTTCACGACACCACTTTGAACACATCTTCCTCGGTAACGACCCCGGCGGCCTTGGCCTTTTTAGCGAGCCGGCGTTTTACCTGTTTGAATTTGGTCTCCCAAAGGAAAATGCTCAGTGACTCTTTCACGATGTCACTCTTGTTCCGCCCCGTGACCTTTGCCAGGTGATCAAGCTCCGCAGCCATCTTGTCAGACAGGCTTACGGATAATACCGTTCTCATCAAGCTCACCTCTTACACTACAATACACTACAGAGTTGCCCCTGTCAAGAGGGAGGAGGGGGACATTCGTTGAAAAGTAAATAACTCATTCCCTCACACACCTTTCGCGTTATACTTTAGTGTCTCGCGCAGGGCAGGGACACCAAAGGGAGGAAGGGATTGAAGCTTGCCTGATAGAGTTATTTACTACTAAACGAAGTCCCTCATCTGGTCCAGTGTCTTGTGTTTCCTGTATGTCGCTTGCGCGAGTGAAGACACCTGCGTAAAGCCGGAATGCGTTTGATGCTCAAAGGAGAGACGGTCTTCGGGCCTGCTCGAAACAATCCCTGCTGTGTGCCGGACCGGAGATCACGGGGATGGATGGGGACGGGGGACAATCCGCCGGATGCCCCAACCCATCACCGCCTCATCAGCGCGAACACACCCGAGCCCAGATATTCGCGTGTGTAAGCGGCGTAGCGCTCGGGTTCCGAGGTCAGTTCGGCTCGAACATCCTTCGCGAACTCGTCGTCGGGATTAGCTTCAAGCCATCGGCGCATGGTGAGCCATTTGGCCGCCTCGTATCTATCCCAGCCGTCCTGGTCTGCCAGAACCATCTCAACGACGTCGAAGCCGAGGTGGCCGAAAGACGCGAGAAGCTCTGGAAGCATGAGAAAGTCGGAGATTGAGCCGGCAAGGCACCCCCTGGCAACATCTTCCGTCGGCGGTAACTGCCGCCAGTAGGGCTCGCCGATGAGGATGATCCCTCCGGGGCAGAGGCTCTTCGCCAGAAGCTCGATAGTGCCGGCGACACCCCCGGCGATCCACGTGGCGCCGACACAGGCTGCCACTCCGACCTTCTCGTCAGAGACGTAGCCCGCAGCATCGCCATGGATGAACTTGACTTGATCGGCCACGCCGAGTTCTTCAGCGCGGAGTTTCGCTTGCTCGG is a window of Syntrophorhabdaceae bacterium DNA encoding:
- a CDS encoding putative toxin-antitoxin system toxin component, PIN family, with amino-acid sequence MKVILDTNVFISEVYFGGHPYRILQAWNNGRLVLTVSKEILDEYGRIGRMLGEQFPLIRFEPILEFVTAKAVIVKAGKLHQPLCDDPDDDKFFACALTARCKTIISGDKHLLKVSGFRGIEVLKPREFVDRYLQ
- a CDS encoding TetR/AcrR family transcriptional regulator encodes the protein MSTTHYRKKDATREQIVKAAIRVFGRKSYLQASISEIAQRAEVAEGTIYQHFKNKEDLLFFVPMERTNAFCEGLELHLQGIQDARNKLAKFAWYYLYFFKTNPDYARIAMLELRVNKNFQKTNGYRLFRGWLKTLRDIIEQGQREGSVRNDMDPVIIQELLLGTLEHYVTRWLLKDESWDLLEFREQTIELVMNGIKPAKIDEAETMAVAKEVSSG
- a CDS encoding putative toxin-antitoxin system toxin component, PIN family — translated: MKVVFDTNVLVAAFLSEGVCYKLLLRARKRECKLVLSPDIIAEFEGVLLRKFSLSQSELTDVRTLLAEATHETCRQVEPIDPVSRDPDDDKILACASVSQADYLVTGDEDLLVIRQYGATKILSPRDFEGLFGD
- a CDS encoding ribbon-helix-helix protein, CopG family, with protein sequence MRTVLSVSLSDKMAAELDHLAKVTGRNKSDIVKESLSIFLWETKFKQVKRRLAKKAKAAGVVTEEDVFKVVS
- a CDS encoding universal stress protein — encoded protein: MTAIIGVDREYMERRGETMLKPTRILVPTDFSEYSDRALAQGLDIAQQYEAKLFLLHVVQGDVYRDILEFTFLEEAVRHSIRNGAEVWAQESLQKQLGHFPQAKDTEVVTNVRWGVPYDEILKEGKEQGIDLIIIASLGKTGVAKYLIGSVARNVLRGSKCPVLLTK
- a CDS encoding class I SAM-dependent methyltransferase, with the protein product MDIPRIFNITESAHRIHNPITPEKLATLGAALRLETGTRVLDLGSGSGEMLCTWARDYGVVGTGIDMSQLFTEQAKLRAEELGVADQVKFIHGDAAGYVSDEKVGVAACVGATWIAGGVAGTIELLAKSLCPGGIILIGEPYWRQLPPTEDVARGCLAGSISDFLMLPELLASFGHLGFDVVEMVLADQDGWDRYEAAKWLTMRRWLEANPDDEFAKDVRAELTSEPERYAAYTREYLGSGVFALMRR
- a CDS encoding AbrB/MazE/SpoVT family DNA-binding domain-containing protein, which translates into the protein MAEVATTKMSSKGQVVIPESIRKQLNLKAGSQFVVIGKDDVLILKTITEPDLDTFETLITQARREAEESGLRPSDIKKTILTARKRS